One Lysinibacillus fusiformis genomic window carries:
- a CDS encoding methyl-accepting chemotaxis protein, producing the protein MLRNLSIFNKLVLLMSIAILTVGIILMNGYITMKSLENNTDNIFKDRLEPSIVLGDYRLNNRIIVSDMYRSFLVSDESSLKQIENEVMNAFEENEKNLQILKETYLKPDEDKILSELVQQYPSFIESMEKVFQLSLANKNEEAINLFNSSAKPVFDGIMSKGLELTELNKKHASTLNTESKAAASKGITTSLIISIVLGILFVAIGFIGVRKYIISPMEKLKFAVQRAEAGELNFSVDYNSKDELGVLTSSFSQMIAQLRDLIGQVKQSSEQMASFSVELSASAEQTSEASEHIASVTLEVASGSDDQVRTITETSDVVNHMVQNVQTIARNSTNVSEAATQAKQLSIDGNDIIQNAVLQMNSIQKSIGSLSDVISGLGDRSAEIGGIVEVITSIATQTNLLALNAAIEAARAGGHGKGFAVVSKEVRKLAEESSASALRISELIIRIQGETNKAVDSMQSTTNEVKTGINNVNRAGESFEKIQHAINEVSVQIHEVSTSVEQMVAGADKMSKFMEQINGIAQSSAEGTQNISAATEEQLASMQEITASTTALSKMAEDLQEKTNMFKV; encoded by the coding sequence TTGCTTCGTAATCTTTCCATATTTAATAAGCTAGTTCTATTAATGTCAATAGCAATTTTAACGGTTGGTATTATCCTAATGAATGGATATATCACAATGAAATCTCTGGAGAATAATACAGATAATATTTTTAAAGACCGTCTAGAACCAAGTATAGTTTTGGGTGATTATAGGCTTAATAATCGGATCATTGTTTCAGATATGTATCGTTCTTTCCTCGTTTCAGATGAATCATCCTTAAAGCAAATTGAAAATGAGGTGATGAATGCTTTTGAAGAGAATGAAAAAAATCTTCAAATACTTAAAGAAACCTATTTGAAACCGGATGAGGATAAAATATTAAGTGAATTGGTTCAGCAATATCCAAGTTTTATAGAAAGTATGGAGAAAGTTTTTCAACTAAGTCTTGCCAATAAGAATGAGGAAGCAATAAATCTCTTTAATTCAAGTGCCAAGCCTGTATTTGACGGAATTATGTCAAAAGGTTTAGAGCTGACAGAGTTAAATAAAAAACATGCAAGTACCTTGAATACGGAAAGTAAAGCCGCAGCAAGTAAAGGTATCACGACCTCTTTAATCATTTCAATTGTATTAGGGATTCTATTTGTGGCAATCGGCTTTATAGGTGTACGAAAATATATAATTTCTCCAATGGAAAAATTAAAATTTGCTGTTCAACGAGCCGAAGCTGGAGAATTAAATTTTAGTGTAGATTATAATTCAAAAGATGAACTAGGAGTATTAACGTCTTCATTTAGCCAAATGATTGCTCAATTACGAGATCTAATTGGTCAGGTGAAACAATCATCCGAACAGATGGCATCATTTTCGGTTGAGCTTTCGGCAAGTGCGGAACAAACGAGCGAGGCAAGTGAGCATATTGCGTCTGTTACGTTAGAGGTAGCAAGCGGCTCAGACGACCAAGTTAGAACGATTACAGAAACATCGGATGTTGTAAATCATATGGTACAAAATGTCCAAACAATAGCTAGAAATTCTACTAACGTTTCAGAGGCTGCTACACAAGCAAAACAACTTTCTATAGATGGAAATGATATTATTCAAAATGCAGTTCTACAAATGAACTCGATTCAAAAATCTATTGGTAGTCTAAGTGATGTTATTAGTGGTTTAGGTGACCGCTCAGCTGAGATTGGAGGTATCGTTGAAGTTATTACAAGTATTGCTACCCAAACTAACCTACTTGCGTTAAATGCAGCGATTGAAGCAGCAAGAGCAGGCGGACATGGGAAAGGCTTTGCGGTCGTTTCGAAAGAAGTTCGAAAATTGGCAGAAGAATCATCTGCATCGGCGCTGAGAATTTCTGAGCTAATTATAAGAATTCAAGGCGAAACGAATAAAGCGGTAGACTCCATGCAGTCCACTACGAATGAAGTGAAAACGGGTATTAACAATGTGAACAGAGCAGGTGAATCATTTGAGAAAATTCAACATGCGATTAACGAGGTATCAGTTCAAATTCATGAAGTGTCTACTTCTGTAGAGCAGATGGTTGCAGGTGCAGATAAAATGTCCAAATTCATGGAACAAATAAATGGAATCGCCCAAAGCTCCGCAGAAGGGACACAAAATATTTCAGCGGCTACGGAAGAACAATTAGCCTCTATGCAGGAAATTACTGCATCTACTACGGCACTTTCTAAGATGGCGGAAGACTTACAAGAAAAAACGAATATGTTTAAAGTATAA
- a CDS encoding ETX/MTX2 family pore-forming toxin, with protein MGATEIQEDSSVVLDYKDNRQQAAIQDIDDKIDKMIDSIIPSNPYHRYVRVAPPPPFFSGETLTLSGINIKESNVTSVVPLFLGSNTFINDTGVVQTHSTSVFSEAITKTQTTATTLGGKLSTSAKMKVGVPLIEGEIQTTLEFNYSNTDTNSESKTITITAPSQSVNVPANKIYKSEVYFEKKSTSGSVELHGDVYTHVGVIGEGGTHTIGHVLDLATSKEGLVRSPINPNEVRVNGKGNFTVEHGSNLIVRTYDITSGERSAQLVNTEIIPLK; from the coding sequence GTGGGTGCTACTGAGATTCAAGAGGATAGCAGTGTAGTTTTAGATTACAAGGATAATAGGCAGCAAGCAGCAATACAAGATATTGATGATAAGATTGATAAAATGATAGATTCTATAATTCCAAGTAATCCTTATCATAGATATGTCCGTGTTGCACCTCCTCCACCTTTTTTTTCTGGTGAAACGCTTACTCTCTCTGGAATAAATATTAAGGAAAGTAATGTTACATCTGTAGTTCCTTTGTTTTTGGGTTCAAATACATTTATAAATGATACAGGCGTAGTTCAAACACATAGTACTTCTGTGTTTTCTGAGGCGATTACTAAAACACAAACCACTGCAACTACTCTTGGAGGGAAATTGTCAACTTCTGCGAAGATGAAAGTGGGTGTTCCTCTTATAGAAGGCGAAATCCAGACGACTCTTGAATTTAATTATTCAAATACAGATACAAATAGTGAGAGTAAAACTATTACAATTACAGCCCCTTCACAATCGGTTAATGTTCCAGCAAATAAAATATACAAATCTGAGGTTTATTTTGAAAAAAAATCTACTTCAGGTAGTGTAGAACTGCATGGTGATGTTTATACCCATGTTGGTGTCATCGGTGAGGGTGGAACACATACAATAGGTCATGTTTTAGATCTTGCAACTAGCAAAGAAGGTCTAGTTAGATCACCGATTAATCCTAATGAAGTTCGAGTAAATGGGAAAGGAAATTTCACAGTTGAACATGGTTCAAACCTCATAGTGCGAACATATGATATAACATCGGGCGAACGCTCTGCTCAATTAGTAAATACAGAAATAATCCCCTTAAAATAG
- a CDS encoding prolyl oligopeptidase family serine peptidase, which translates to MDGRGTPYRSKSFHDYSNGNLKRAAGLEDHVVALKQLTQQYPFLDKNRVGIYGETGGGYRSTKAILSYPETYKVAVAGCGNHDKRYYLAFVGRTISRNV; encoded by the coding sequence ATGGATGGAAGAGGCACACCCTATCGTTCGAAATCGTTTCATGATTATTCTAATGGAAACTTAAAACGAGCTGCCGGTTTAGAAGATCATGTAGTAGCCCTTAAACAATTAACACAACAGTACCCCTTTTTAGATAAAAATCGTGTTGGTATATACGGTGAAACTGGTGGTGGCTACAGATCTACTAAAGCCATCCTATCATATCCTGAAACCTATAAGGTTGCCGTTGCTGGTTGTGGAAATCACGATAAACGTTATTATTTAGCCTTTGTGGGACGAACGATTTCAAGGAATGTTTGA
- a CDS encoding flavin-containing monooxygenase has product MLDVIVIGAGQAGLSMGYYLLQGGYNFVILDGEKRIGDTWRNRYDSLILFTPKSYSSLPGMKLQGNENALPTKDEIADYLEAYANRFLLPVKMETTVHKVQKQKNTFEVSTDKGVFLSKHVIIASGAFQRPFIPSIAQSLSQEVFQMHSSQYQSPEMIPDGPVLVIGGGNSGTQIATELAENREVTIAISQPFKFLPLNIMGKSIFYWLEKIGLLYAGTDTRRGSWFRKQSDPIFGLELKQLIRKEKINIKTRVIQTQGREITFNDHSKSNVQNIVWSTGFVPDYKWIDIEGVLDAKGFPLHKRGVSPTQGLYYIGLPWQHQRGSALICGVGKDAAFLYSVLKKMI; this is encoded by the coding sequence ATGTTAGATGTTATTGTGATTGGTGCTGGGCAAGCTGGATTAAGTATGGGCTATTACTTACTACAAGGAGGCTATAATTTTGTAATACTTGATGGAGAAAAAAGAATTGGAGACACATGGAGAAATAGGTATGATTCTTTGATTCTATTTACACCTAAATCATATAGTTCACTGCCAGGGATGAAATTACAAGGAAATGAAAATGCATTGCCTACAAAGGATGAAATCGCGGATTATCTAGAAGCATATGCTAACCGTTTTTTGTTACCAGTGAAAATGGAGACAACTGTACATAAAGTACAAAAACAAAAAAATACATTTGAAGTGTCTACCGATAAGGGGGTATTTCTTTCTAAGCATGTTATCATCGCATCTGGTGCTTTTCAGAGACCGTTCATTCCTTCAATTGCCCAAAGTCTTTCTCAAGAGGTGTTTCAAATGCATTCTTCCCAATATCAATCACCTGAGATGATTCCAGATGGTCCTGTTCTTGTGATTGGAGGAGGAAATTCTGGTACGCAAATTGCGACTGAACTTGCAGAAAATCGTGAAGTAACTATCGCTATTAGCCAACCATTTAAATTTTTACCACTTAATATCATGGGCAAAAGCATTTTTTACTGGTTAGAAAAGATTGGTCTCTTATATGCAGGAACTGATACAAGGCGCGGATCATGGTTTCGAAAACAAAGTGACCCTATTTTTGGCCTTGAATTAAAGCAGCTGATTCGTAAGGAGAAAATTAATATTAAAACAAGAGTCATACAAACACAAGGTAGGGAAATAACTTTTAACGATCACAGTAAGAGCAACGTGCAAAATATTGTTTGGTCAACAGGATTTGTTCCTGACTATAAATGGATAGACATAGAGGGGGTTTTAGATGCAAAAGGTTTTCCTCTTCATAAAAGAGGTGTGAGTCCAACACAAGGGTTATATTATATTGGATTACCGTGGCAGCATCAAAGAGGATCGGCACTGATTTGTGGAGTAGGAAAAGATGCCGCGTTTTTATATTCGGTTCTGAAAAAGATGATTTAA
- a CDS encoding GNAT family N-acetyltransferase — MEKYELVSDYRNNESLKESFNALAVKTFKLDFRSWYNKGYWNDKYIPYSFVDEGKVISNASINKMSIIINGKMYKGIQIGTVMTDENYRNQGLAKQLMQHIMKEHENTCDFMYLFANDTVLDFYPKFGFTRLNESKFSLDLAKSSIQMNVDAKVKQLTIENDLALLEKFAKKRHVNSMILDVAHNESLLMFYFTVVFHEAIFYVEDIETIVLMEEEADTLHIFDIISFGVPNVEAILASIVRETTKKVVFYFTPDFTIKGMTAIIMPNDDDALFVLAKKSLLKGNFMFPLTSHC, encoded by the coding sequence ATGGAAAAATATGAATTAGTAAGTGATTATCGTAATAATGAAAGCTTGAAGGAGAGTTTTAATGCCTTAGCAGTGAAAACATTCAAATTAGATTTTCGAAGCTGGTACAACAAAGGGTATTGGAATGACAAATATATACCGTATTCATTTGTTGATGAAGGTAAGGTTATCTCAAATGCTTCAATTAATAAAATGTCAATAATTATTAATGGTAAAATGTATAAAGGAATTCAGATAGGTACAGTAATGACAGATGAAAATTATCGCAATCAAGGATTGGCTAAGCAGTTAATGCAGCATATTATGAAAGAACACGAAAATACCTGTGATTTCATGTATCTTTTTGCGAATGATACTGTATTGGATTTTTACCCGAAGTTTGGCTTTACACGTCTAAATGAAAGTAAGTTTAGCTTAGACCTAGCAAAAAGCTCAATTCAAATGAATGTGGATGCGAAAGTAAAGCAGCTTACGATTGAAAATGATCTTGCATTACTTGAGAAATTTGCAAAAAAACGCCATGTAAACTCAATGATTTTAGATGTTGCGCATAATGAGAGTTTATTAATGTTTTATTTCACAGTAGTATTTCATGAAGCCATTTTCTATGTGGAAGATATAGAAACGATTGTGCTAATGGAGGAAGAAGCAGATACTCTGCATATTTTCGATATCATTTCGTTTGGTGTACCAAATGTTGAAGCTATATTAGCAAGCATTGTAAGAGAAACGACGAAAAAAGTGGTATTTTATTTCACACCTGATTTTACAATCAAGGGCATGACAGCAATCATTATGCCAAATGATGATGATGCTTTATTTGTCTTAGCGAAAAAGTCATTGCTAAAGGGTAACTTTATGTTCCCGTTAACATCACATTGTTAA
- the speD gene encoding adenosylmethionine decarboxylase, with amino-acid sequence MQTQLQQITADMQLEEHYHTLEKALLALYFHKNSTTKSLAHSTSLPIPIVSAMKKEFAKQGWGKHSLTKKGQLAISQYFQLAGADVELYLQLTTDQVFRMEWITQNSSELSTIYEARPIADVAIDQAKCTVETALKRALLALDYTMLLNKRILCLGDDDFISVALAFLLKKIAPHSTTKIVVLDIDRRVLDTISKIAKDYELSITTDYYNVQEPLPKTYALQFDCVYTDTPYTLIGAQLFLSRAMNALKPEAMRHVFFSYAKRSYQKQWELQQSLHAMGFVIDSIQYDINTYEGAQILGATSQLFVLQTTEQMTSYIPNQRKFTRPIYTGEIERKSVVYQCIHCQHALIVGASYQYSTIAQLQASGCPECKSKKFSQIKRTIQKIQPQHALGHHILLELNDCNDALLNDVQQIKKIMCQAAHKAKATIVTEHFHHFSPYGVSGVVIIQESHLTIHTWPEYGYAAIDVFTCNSKLALQEAVQYITKQFNAGNATQHYLYRGK; translated from the coding sequence ATGCAAACACAATTACAACAAATTACAGCTGATATGCAGCTAGAAGAACATTATCATACATTAGAAAAAGCTCTACTTGCTTTATATTTCCATAAAAATTCCACAACTAAATCTTTAGCTCATTCGACAAGTTTACCAATACCTATCGTTTCAGCAATGAAGAAAGAATTTGCTAAGCAAGGCTGGGGTAAACATAGCTTAACGAAAAAAGGCCAGCTAGCTATCTCGCAATATTTTCAACTCGCAGGTGCCGATGTTGAACTTTACCTTCAATTAACGACAGATCAGGTATTTCGTATGGAATGGATTACACAAAATAGTAGCGAGTTAAGCACGATTTATGAGGCTAGACCCATAGCTGACGTGGCAATTGACCAAGCCAAGTGTACAGTTGAGACAGCCTTAAAACGCGCATTGCTCGCACTAGACTATACGATGCTACTTAATAAGCGCATTTTATGTTTAGGCGATGATGATTTCATCAGTGTTGCATTAGCATTTTTACTAAAGAAAATCGCTCCACATTCTACAACTAAAATTGTTGTATTAGATATAGACAGACGAGTTTTAGATACGATTAGCAAAATAGCTAAAGACTATGAGCTTTCGATTACAACAGATTATTATAATGTTCAGGAGCCTTTGCCAAAAACATACGCCCTTCAGTTTGATTGCGTGTACACAGATACACCGTATACCTTGATTGGCGCACAGCTCTTTTTATCACGTGCAATGAATGCACTAAAGCCCGAAGCAATGAGGCATGTGTTTTTTTCCTACGCTAAACGTAGCTATCAAAAACAGTGGGAGCTACAGCAAAGTTTACATGCTATGGGCTTCGTGATTGACAGTATTCAATACGACATAAACACCTATGAAGGTGCGCAGATTTTAGGTGCTACAAGCCAATTATTCGTATTACAAACAACAGAGCAAATGACTTCCTATATTCCTAATCAGCGTAAATTTACGCGACCAATTTACACAGGAGAAATTGAGCGGAAATCCGTCGTTTATCAGTGTATCCATTGTCAGCACGCACTTATAGTAGGCGCTAGCTATCAATACAGCACGATTGCTCAACTCCAAGCCAGTGGTTGCCCAGAATGCAAAAGTAAAAAGTTTTCACAAATTAAGAGAACCATACAAAAGATACAACCCCAGCATGCATTAGGACATCATATTTTATTAGAGTTGAACGATTGCAATGATGCATTACTCAATGACGTACAACAAATTAAAAAGATTATGTGTCAAGCTGCCCATAAAGCAAAGGCAACAATTGTGACCGAACATTTCCATCATTTTTCACCTTACGGGGTTAGCGGCGTAGTCATTATTCAAGAATCACATTTAACGATTCATACGTGGCCAGAGTATGGTTATGCGGCAATAGATGTTTTCACTTGTAACAGTAAATTAGCCTTACAAGAGGCTGTTCAATATATCACTAAGCAATTTAATGCAGGAAATGCCACACAGCATTACCTATATCGTGGTAAATAG
- a CDS encoding TetR/AcrR family transcriptional regulator produces MEEKEVQTLSKREQKKHMNRQNIINAAIQLFSSKPFSEVSMRAIAKDANVSPGLIYQYFDDQQHLFMTAFQIESTKLLNALRQTIETHDQQLAVLANKYVDYMNRHDNLYQMMTYFMLENDQHGSVSKGLRDITDDLFSIFREALSKHLPEKELKSAVQLFFASLNGILITYKNLPGRSSEATWQHMEHLVEILVATIKNYKSA; encoded by the coding sequence ATGGAAGAAAAAGAAGTTCAAACATTATCCAAGCGTGAACAGAAAAAACATATGAATAGACAAAATATTATTAACGCTGCTATCCAACTATTTAGTTCAAAACCATTTTCTGAAGTAAGTATGCGGGCTATTGCGAAAGACGCCAATGTTTCGCCAGGGCTCATCTATCAATATTTCGATGATCAACAACATCTTTTTATGACCGCCTTTCAAATCGAAAGTACGAAATTATTAAACGCGCTACGGCAAACAATCGAAACACATGATCAGCAATTGGCCGTACTCGCGAATAAATATGTAGACTATATGAATAGACATGATAATTTATATCAAATGATGACTTATTTTATGTTGGAAAACGACCAGCATGGCAGTGTTTCAAAAGGACTTCGTGATATTACTGATGACTTATTTTCAATTTTTCGTGAAGCTTTAAGCAAACACCTGCCTGAAAAAGAACTAAAAAGCGCGGTCCAGCTCTTTTTTGCTTCCTTAAATGGTATCTTAATCACCTATAAAAACTTGCCTGGTCGATCATCAGAAGCGACTTGGCAGCACATGGAACATTTAGTAGAGATATTAGTAGCTACTATCAAAAATTATAAATCAGCATAG
- a CDS encoding S-layer homology domain-containing protein encodes MVLAFGLTPGGTSIFQDVPKTHWSYAYIAALADQGVVLRDKGNFKPGEPVTRAQFVAMMYRAFNRIK; translated from the coding sequence ATGGTACTTGCCTTCGGTCTGACACCAGGCGGGACAAGCATCTTTCAAGACGTACCGAAAACACATTGGAGCTATGCCTACATTGCCGCACTGGCAGACCAAGGGGTTGTACTGAGGGATAAAGGCAACTTTAAACCGGGTGAACCCGTGACACGTGCGCAGTTTGTCGCAATGATGTACCGAGCATTTAATCGGATAAAGTAG
- a CDS encoding MBL fold metallo-hydrolase, with protein MYKLEKSIEIEQNRDVQCAHGKVAVQGIGMSVFSFFVDGLLIDTGSNSLSQGFQSFFKDLPIEQVALTHAHEDHIGNAAWIQQQKAVPIYVHRESVGICAQDGEYPLYRQALWGERPAFVAQPFGDTLQTKSATWDIISTPGHTTDHLSFYNRATGAMFTGDLYIQTKTKVVLDEENIVHTLASLKKLLHYDFETIYCCHAGFLADGRTKIQEKIAYLEELEGEVRKLYDQGRSVDEITKAIFRRDYPITKASGEQWSSKHIITAFTKQFMQESLR; from the coding sequence GTGTATAAACTAGAGAAAAGTATTGAAATTGAACAGAATCGTGATGTGCAATGTGCACATGGTAAGGTGGCCGTTCAAGGAATCGGCATGAGTGTATTTAGCTTCTTTGTGGATGGCTTACTCATTGATACAGGTTCTAACTCGCTGTCGCAGGGGTTTCAATCATTTTTTAAAGACTTACCAATTGAGCAGGTAGCGCTGACCCATGCTCATGAGGATCATATAGGAAATGCAGCATGGATACAGCAACAGAAGGCTGTGCCAATCTATGTACATCGTGAGTCAGTAGGCATTTGTGCACAGGATGGGGAATATCCATTGTATCGCCAGGCATTGTGGGGGGAGCGTCCAGCGTTTGTTGCGCAGCCATTTGGTGACACATTGCAAACGAAGTCAGCTACATGGGATATTATCTCGACACCTGGACATACAACAGACCATCTATCGTTTTACAATCGTGCAACCGGTGCCATGTTTACAGGGGATTTATATATACAAACGAAAACGAAGGTTGTGCTGGATGAAGAAAACATCGTACATACCCTGGCGTCGTTAAAAAAACTATTACACTATGATTTTGAAACGATTTATTGCTGTCATGCAGGCTTTTTAGCGGATGGTCGCACGAAAATACAAGAAAAAATTGCGTACTTAGAAGAATTAGAAGGCGAGGTACGAAAGCTTTATGACCAAGGCCGTTCAGTGGATGAAATAACAAAAGCTATTTTCCGTCGCGATTATCCCATTACCAAAGCTTCAGGAGAGCAGTGGTCTTCAAAACATATTATCACTGCCTTCACCAAGCAATTTATGCAAGAGTCCTTACGCTAA
- a CDS encoding NAD(P)-dependent malic enzyme, whose protein sequence is MDIMKKALDMHAHYSGKLEVISKVPVQDSYDLSLAYSPGVAAPCIEIEKNPSLVYDYTMKGNMVAIVSDGTAVLGLGDIGPKAALPVMEGKAILLKRFANVDAFPICLDTKNTDEIVSIVKALAPTFGAVNLEDISAPRCFEIEDRLRQECDIPVFHDDQHGTAIVVGAGMINANRIVKKDVETMKVVINGAGAAGIAILRILVQMGYKNVYMCDTKGIIYEGRTEGMNPIKEAVAHLTNPQKLHGTLEDALVNADVFIGVSVANLLTEAHIASMNENPVVFALANPNPEITYDNAKAWGVRIMGTGRSDYPNQINNVLAFPGIFRGALDVRATDINETMKLAAVEAIASLVSDEELNEEYIVPKSLDDRVVEIVSRAVSGAAVESGVSELFQQTTVLTV, encoded by the coding sequence ATGGATATTATGAAAAAGGCATTGGATATGCATGCGCATTATAGTGGGAAATTAGAGGTTATTTCAAAGGTGCCGGTACAGGATTCATATGATCTCAGCCTAGCTTATTCACCAGGTGTAGCTGCTCCGTGCATCGAGATTGAAAAAAATCCATCGTTAGTCTATGACTATACGATGAAGGGGAATATGGTTGCGATTGTATCGGATGGTACAGCAGTACTTGGCTTAGGGGATATTGGACCGAAAGCTGCGTTACCTGTAATGGAAGGAAAGGCTATTTTATTAAAGCGTTTTGCCAATGTTGATGCTTTTCCAATTTGTTTAGATACGAAGAATACGGATGAAATCGTCAGCATTGTGAAGGCGCTTGCTCCAACATTTGGCGCAGTGAACCTCGAAGATATTTCAGCACCGCGTTGTTTTGAAATTGAAGACCGTTTGCGTCAGGAATGTGATATTCCTGTGTTTCACGATGATCAGCATGGAACGGCAATTGTAGTGGGTGCGGGAATGATTAACGCGAATCGTATCGTGAAAAAAGATGTGGAGACAATGAAGGTTGTTATTAATGGTGCGGGTGCAGCGGGCATTGCAATTTTACGAATTCTTGTGCAAATGGGCTATAAAAATGTATATATGTGTGATACAAAGGGCATTATTTATGAGGGCCGAACTGAGGGCATGAATCCGATAAAAGAGGCGGTTGCTCATTTAACAAATCCACAAAAATTACACGGTACGTTGGAGGATGCACTAGTAAATGCAGATGTCTTTATCGGCGTATCCGTTGCAAATTTACTGACAGAAGCGCACATTGCTTCGATGAATGAAAATCCAGTTGTCTTTGCACTAGCGAATCCAAATCCAGAAATTACGTATGACAATGCAAAGGCTTGGGGCGTACGTATTATGGGAACTGGGCGTTCAGACTATCCAAACCAAATCAATAATGTCCTTGCTTTCCCAGGCATTTTCCGTGGGGCATTGGATGTACGTGCTACAGATATCAATGAAACGATGAAGCTAGCGGCAGTGGAAGCCATTGCTTCACTTGTAAGCGATGAAGAATTGAACGAAGAATATATCGTACCGAAATCACTAGATGACAGAGTTGTAGAAATTGTTTCGCGTGCTGTTAGTGGTGCAGCTGTTGAATCGGGCGTATCAGAGTTATTCCAGCAAACGACAGTCCTTACAGTATAA